ttgtgctgctctcggatctctgctcttcagtttctcggtcttctgcagagtttgccgtcgagttgctgccggagttttctttttttccagcacaacagcgtcagactctcatccacaagcttcgccctgaggtgtttcaacaaattactagtggtaaatgaacaacatcgcgcacctcctttagcaattttagcattgcagagtttgcattctgcaaagctcggctcgttttcacttatataaaagaatttccacaccggcgaagttttggtgagacgagcagccgttctgtgttcattcctgttgtctctgctctggatgagactcatggagaagtcagcccgctgcagtgtagccctccgcagtgttaattttgacatgaatttttcatttcattttagtctTAGTCCCtcaccaaagacttgatttagttaaagtcacattttagttttttagttttgttttgttttagttagaATTTAGTCTGTGAAAAtgagttttagttttagtcttaattttagtcttgatgaaatttgacagttttgttgtactgtcgtaaattagatagatagatagatagataactttattgtctcagtaggaaatttgtcttgggcaaagtgcaAAGTGCTTCATCAacatacacataaaaacaacacaacataaaaccacagcagcagaagtgcaGAAGGATGCGtgtcacggttgtaaaaactccactgtgAGCAgatctttaattatgtttagatactgaaatttagaatgtatcatataactcttgtatcataaatatgaaGATCTATGGCTTGTtggaaaaaatttaaatatatgaacttcagattctttctgtaaattcttgCAACAAATGACcgcctgcaagaaaaaaagctccaatcataatgaccagcaggtggcagtaatgcagccaacgggatgcaagctgccgtacaacatcacagaagaagaagaaaaagcgaagcacaacaaacaacagtgctgctgcggtgctgcgtctccGTGTAGGAgacagaccggagccggaccggagcctgaccggagccggaccggagccggaccggagcctgaccggagccggaccggagccggaccggagccccGGCGTGAGGATGGTTGTAACCCAGCTTGTCCGGCGGCCAGCGGCAGCTTTATCGTCACATTTTTACTCGTCAGTTCATGAtgttcagagattttgttttagtttttgttgtcattacttattaaatttacgttctcgtcacaaattagtcacGGAATAAAGGGTCGTCAACGAATAGTTTTCGTTTAAGTTTTcgttgacaaaattaacactggccctgcgcctgtcagcgactctcagagaggagcttcttcctctttcatgtttgtcggcagcttgcatcccatttggttgcactaccaccaactgctggtgaggagggcttactacgtgtggggttttcttgccgtgagtatcggcggctggcatcggtagccttaacgagtacccgatactttgaaataaggccagtatcggcctgataccgatacctggtatcggtactcgcacatccctactgAAACCGAATCGTTTCAAAAACGGTGTTTATGTGCTGATTGACGCAACGAGGGTTCGTTTGCACGTCTTCGTCGCGCACGTCAGTTTGTGCGAACAAGTGGAAGTGGAAGTGTTGCATCCGTAGGAaattttatgaataaataatttgAAAAGGTCATTCACGgtttttaagtttgttttaatACCAGGTTGGACTGTAGGAACAttcaaatcttttcttttctttgtgcacCAGTCATTAGACAGGAGTGCTGctaattactgtttttattattaatccAGCTTTCACCTTTTTATACAGTGAATTACTTCTCAAAATACTTGAACCATCAgaagagaaaatattttcacacatgcacacgtttTCACAAGAATAGAAACACGTGAAAATATCCACAGCAGTAGAATTAGATATTTGACGCAGTGTATTCgaataaaaaaatgataaagGTGAAATATGAAAGAATGTATAATAATCAATGTATGTCAATCAATGTACTGAGTGTGGAGAAATACTTGAACTACTGTCATGGAGTAAAACCTTAAATAAGTCAATTTTACTTAAataatattgtaaaaaaaataaataaatcaatcataTAATCAGGCATCAATTGTAAGGAATTGATCACCAAAATTCAGGATTGGAACCACTGCAGAAAAGTATGATAATTATCACGTTATGAAAAAACTTTAAGTGATAAATGAACCGTTAAATGATTGTTGATGGTCtgtaatgatttgttttttaaatctgatgAAACGCTCGTCATGAAGCGACACACAGTCGTGTTAAAACTCCAAATCGACCTTTAGGAACCCTGATATCCTTCACTCGGAGACGCTGCAGCCGCTCTCGCCTCACAATGTGAAAGCTTCAGGAAGTGGTAAAGAACATGTTCAGCCTGAAATACGAGGCCGACCTCACTAGTTTCTGACCATTATCCTTCTCATGAATGGCTCATTATTCATTTGATCAGTCAATCGGCTTCCTGGAAAATCCTcaataggaaaaaaagaaatgacaataaaggcaTCTTGAATTTCCAGTCAGAGTTGAAATGTTCCTAAATGATGATACGTTGCACAGACTGACATGTGAGGATAAAATCTTAAAGGATCAACACACCAGTCTGTTTGAGGAACAAGCAATGGATCATTAAACTGAGGTCAGAATGAGGAAGCTGTCAACGCCGAACACTGGACAGAAATCCTCCCATGAGTCCGGTAGAATCAAGAATCATCGCTTCATCCAAAAGGAGGGAATCAGGTTAAATCCAAAAGATGGAAAACAGTTTGAGCGAAGCCACTCAGGAGTTCATGTGTCAAAAAATGTAGCTGGAAACCGAGAGTTTCATCATTAAAATACCCAGATCTCTAACTGGGTTATCCTCAACTCTGAGAAAAGATTTATGTCTTTGAACTCATTCCAGCCTGAAAACTGGTTAAACTTTGTAAAGTCACCCTGCAGCTTCAGGTTGAGAATCCGGGCGTTGCGGTTCTGCCTGGACTGGCCGTCAGGCAGCGAGGCTCCGCCCTCACCAGGCGCTCCGATCTGGACAACGTGTTGATTATTAATGAACGTGTGTCTGGATTTGCTCGCTCGTCTCCGCATCTGTCAAACACACCTGTGAGATTCAGCGAGCCGAAAAACAGACCAGAGGCGGAATTTAGTCTACAAAAATAAAACCCGGGATCTGAGGAGGTTTTCAGCGTCAGCTGGGAGTAATCCTCTTCCTCGGGTCACATGAGGTCAGCCGACTGTGTTTACAAGACATTTGGACTCAAAATCACAGGGTGTTTGTGAGTTCCTGCcattaacagtgctctttctctttttggacTCAATTTCAAGCCTGTTTGTTGAAATGTTGTGAAACGTGATgcctttacagagaaaacggcATTTACCACACTTCAGTCAGTCTTAAATTcctcagaaaactttatttaccCCACAAGGGGCAATTAATTTGCAGCTCGTCGGTATGCAATCATGCATTCAGTCAGTCAATAACACGAATAATCGATATGTCAAGGAAGCATCCCGGGACACAGGCACAACGTGGAGTGGTCGACGTATAGGAGATGAGGTGGACACAGTAAAAACATTTAACACAGGTTTTGTCTGTTCAGGAGTTACTTTGAGTATTGATTAgtttttcttattattcttATCATTATAACACCAGGTAAAGGTAAAATGTGAAGTTTCAGTCAAAGAACGTCACAATCTGGTGAAATTGTGTAACAGACTTTAAAAGAATTAAGTTTCCACAGTAAATGGATTCTTTATTGACATTCGGCCGGGCGTTTACGAGCTCTCATTTGAAGTTGATGGAAGAAAATAGTAATTTTTCATTTCCAGGTATTGTACCAGTGAAAGCATACGAGTTTTATTAGTAATTAATCgtagttttatttcatttatgaaTCCCAAATGGAAATCCAAATCCTTTAATTAGAGCGATATCATGCATGTCACCTTTCGTTTGTCATCATTACATCATCTGAACTGCAGAGTCATTGTTTCTATGAAGTCATTAGTTTGATTTTCTTTGACTTTATTATTTAAGACTCTCAAAGCGAATGAGGAGAAACTGGTTTTTCCGGGGATTTAGATTTTCACGTCATTTCTGACGGCGTTTCGTGACATCATGCTGTGTATCAGAGGTCGTCCTCAGGTTGGTGAACCTTGAGTCGAACTTCAAGTCGTGGCTGAAACTCTGTTTTTGTGTCGTACGGCGAGCGGCGTCTGCAGACCGGTTCGATTCCCATTTGTTGACCACACTGAGCTGTCTGTTCGGATCGGACTGTGAATGCGAGAACGTGTTTTGATAGTTTTATCTGATCGTTGGATCAATGTCTGAACGCTGCCGTCCGTCCTGTTAACTGTTAACTCCATTTTTCATCTAAGATATTCAAAACTTTGTAGCATTGCGATTATTTATTCTTCATCCAGCAAGTATCAGAAACCATGAACTGAACCGTTCCTGAACTCCGTGCAGATCCTCCATTAAAAGTTTGACGcagcaaaacaaaagcattGAAGCGTTGAGAGATTCTCCACCTTTTCCAGTGCGGGCCGGGTCAAGCCGTTTGACCTCCGACCCCCCCCGCACTGTCTGTTTCGGCACGCCGCGTTTGGAGGATTAGCCTCGGCAAAGCCGCTAGACGGGGTAAAAGTAGTAAAACCGGGTTATTTCCGTCACAAACAAAGGTTCACGACGCCACTTTTAGACGGACCCACTTCCACATATAGACCGTCGACGCTAATGGGGCTTCTCCAGCCGcgcctgctgctctccactcGGGTTTTTGCCGTTTCCATTACGTGTTATTACCTCAGGTCTGATGCTGTTCTGGCACCTTATCGACCGTGGTTACAAGTGGCCTGAATCACCAGAGATTGGCAGATTGTGATGTCAGTAGAGCGAGGAGAGAATGTTTAAATCCCGATCGGAGATGGGAGCACAGAAATCACCCTCGATGAGCGGCGATCAGGTGCAACGCCTCGCCTCGCCATGACGGCTCCCCCCACGCCGAGGAGGAGACCCTGTTCCGATGGAAAACGACCGAAACTGAGCAGGAAACCGTGCGGTCACAGTTCCATCCTGCAGAGAGGAGTCGGGAGCCGTTCTCATTCCTGAGGCGTCGTCGTGATGCTGAGGGAAAACCAGACGGACACAGCTCGGCCTCTCACGAGGCATTGTCGTACGCCTGCGGAGGAATTTCCACCTTTCGTCACCTTTCCCGCCACCCTGAACACACCTTTAAAGGAAACACGGCggtgtgctgctgcagccttgTTTTGGAGGCGGCGTGTTGCGTAACATTGGTCACAAAGGAGAAGGTGGCGTCTGCGAGGAGAGCAGGCCTGCAGGTCCGTCAGCTGgagccataaacacacacaggtgataTCACGCATTGGAATAAAGTGCAACGGACTGACCTCAGAAACCTCAACGCTCCTGTAATCATTAATGTGGACAAAGTTTTTACAATAGATGCCGTTTCCTGTAACAAGGAACCGAGTGACCAGATCCTGGAAACACGACACCCAAGTCTTTTACAGTTAAAGGTCTCCAGACTCATTGAAGCATTTTTCTTTGCTCCCGGTTTTTTCCCACGTTAATAATGGGAAGCATGTCTTTGATCTGTGGATCCGGGTGGTTTCCATCCTCCAGGACTCGGACTGTGATGCACTGAGGCGACGTTGGTTTGATTAAAAGGACCCAAAAAGAGGCTCTTTTCAGAAGAGCAGCTGGGATCATGTTGAAAACTGAAACGTCAGTCGCACAAACCTCTTTTTTTCTAGTAGTGTGTTTAATATGCGTGCAGTAAATACAGTATTACATAAGCAGGAATAATACCGGACTGATGGAATCGTGCGGTTTGACGCGTGGTGATCGGGGTTTGGGAGATAAAAGATTTGCTCCAGCGGTGTTTGCTCAGTTCAGATGAATAAAGGACGACTGGAATGAGAcaccaggaagtccagctcCATCCTGCTGTCTTCTGACAACACACTCAGACAGGATTACCAAACctgctgacatttaaaaaaaaaaaaaaagttattgaaCAAAGAGCCGAATACGAGTCATCAAGAGAAATGCTTTAATTGCCATATTTGGCTCAAAGCCCTGAaaaggagactttttttttcctttaatagGGATTGTTTTCATAGTGCATAGTAGGTGCAGCTCTGCAGGTGTTGTCTCAGATAATCACACCTGTTCTACAAGGAAATCCCTTCCCTGAAGTGGGCGTGTcggggcagagggggcgggaGCTGAGATGAAGATAAGGTTAAGATGAGCAGGAGCTTTCCTCCAGCAGGCAGAGCGCAGCGCAGCGGGAGGCTTTGGCGTAAGTCCTCTCTGGGACCGATATAGCCACAGCCCGTCCAGATCTCAGCCCCCCGGGGGGGTTTGTCAGCCGCTGCCGGGGCGCCGACCACAGCGCATGGAGAGCCTCTCCGCCCAGACCGCCAGCAGCTGACTCACAGCTGGACCGCACCAGGAAGTGGAGCCGAGGCAGCATGAGCCGCCGCGTCGGAGCGGGACACCGGGACCGagccgccgcctcctgctgagccagccctgaagcagcagcagctttcattaCATGAGTACAGCCATGAAGTTCAACCAGTGCCCGTTGCAGGACGCTCCCGAGAGCCCCGGCGGGAACCGAGTCTGGAAATGGTGAGAGAACTTCCCGGTGTCTCTGTCAGCACAGGGTCGTGATTTGTTGTTGGAAGGATGAAGCTGAagcgtcacattctgctgcttctccagcgGCGGCGTTGCGTTTGTTGTCAGATGCTCTAACAGTGTGGAAagctgcggggggggggggggggggggggctgtgaaTGGGATGAGACGGCGGGGCGTGGATGCTTTGAGGTGTTCTACACAGAAACTGAACGGCGGCTGAACAGGCGTTTGAAATGCAAATGACATCTCGCCTCGTTTCCCCCCGATTGTTGTTGGAAAGCAGGTGTGTCCAGTTTGAGTTTCACATGTTTGGATCTGCACACTTCAGAATCATTCAcctcctggaaaaaaaacttaccCCACACTATGAACCGGTTTGAGTTTTCGTGTTGTGATGTCTGTCTTTTCCTGATGCTATTCAGGCAGTGACATTAGTACAGTAGTAATCATCTCAAACCACAAACCCAGACAGTAACCTAAACCCCCTGAAGgcaggaagagctgcagagctgctgcgcTCGATCACACCTGATGACCTGGTGGCGCACGTCGGCCTTTATGAGCAAtctgtggtctttttttttttcttgtttgcatCACATTGTGTGGCGCattgttctttttctccttAAACAGGAAGTAGATGTGTCCTCACAAAGCTGCTGTCTTGCGTTATTTGTCGAGActaaacaggtgtgtgtgtgtgtttgtgtgcgtgcatgcgagTTAGTACACATCAGTCGCTTGAGCCCTGCAGCGCTGAAGTCTCCTCTTATACAtaaagattaaattaaaaatgcaggAAGATCCTGCTTTATACTGGAGTTACAGATTTCTTTCAGGGGATAAAAACAAACCCTGTTATCAGTGCTTTCTGGAGTTGGTCTCACGGATTCGTCCTGCCGATCGTAACCAGGCTTGAAAAGCCACATTTTCCACGTGTAACTGCCTTAAAGTTCAATTagccgctgctgctggtttttagGGCTCCTGCGGTCTGAAGGCGCCTTCAGGTGCATCAGGATGACCACAGCGCATGTGATGAGAGGAGTAACGATGGAGATTTATGTCTGTGTCGACGTCTGGCTCCAGACGTTCGTTCTACGTTCCGGTGGAACCCTCAGAGCCGCTCCGGGGAATGTGAAATGCACGACTAAAAACTGAATATCTCCTTCATATttcctgaagcagctccagtTTTCTTGGAGGGATAAACACATGGTTGATTGTATCGTGGAACGTGAGAGCTCATCGGATTCTTAATGTTTTGACGAACATGTGGATCGACTCTTCAGTTTCTGAGCTTTTTCACCagaagaagaattaaaaataacaatgttGTGAATCCTGCTGAATATAAAACTAATCAAaggcttatttttttttttttttacttctcgCTTTAATTAGTGAGCAGATTTTAATCTTTCCTGATCCGTTCAGCTGGTCTCTTACGTATCGGAACACAGCGTCTCAGATTCATGTGGCGTGAGCGGCCGGGTCCTCCTGGTTTCCCGCCGCCGCGGCGCCCTGATCGGCGTGACGGATCCGCTTCTTACGGAAGCTGGAACTAAGAGAGCCGGCTAATCGGGCCCGGCGGCTGTTTCCAGCTTTAACTCGTGGCCGCCGTCCCTCTGCGACGCGGCTCGTTTTCCCGCCGACTTCCTCATTCCTCACTCGCCGCGCCTCCTGTCGCACGCAGCAGAAGTTGTCGGTTCGATCCCCGGATGCTGATACAGATTGCACAAGTGTCGGACGCCAAGTCGGCGCCTCTAATTGGAAATGTGCTGAGTCGTCGTGGTCGTGACGAGCACAAGGACTCCTCAGTGAGCCGATCAGCTGAGGCCGAGGCCACGGGTCGCGGCAGATTTTAACCCGGTTCGGCTGTTTTTTGTCTCGCAGGCACATTCAGGACCCCGCCAGCCAGAGGCTGACGTGGAACAAGCCTCCCAAAAGTGTCCTTGTCATCAAGAAGATCCGAGAtgccagcctgctgcagcctttCAAAGAGCTGTGCGTCTTCCTCACCGAGGTGCGACCTCTGAACCCCGAGCCTGCGGCTCTAACCCGACGTGCCGCCTCccgctcagctcctcctctctctgaccCGCAGGTGAAAAACATGATTGTTTACGTGGAGAAGAAAGTCCTGGACGATCCGGCGATCTCCGGAGACGAAAACTTCGGAGCCGTCTCCAAGAAATTCTGCGCTTTCAGAGAAGGTGGAGAGCGGGCGGAGAgaggtgtgtgtctcagtgtgtctggagacggatgtaaatgtgtgaatctgtgtgtttcagatctGGACGACATCTCCAACCAGGTGGACTTCATCATCTGCCTGGGCGGCGACGGCACCCTGCTGTACGCCTCGTCCCTCTTCCAGGTATTCAGTCGGCCTCTCGAGCCTCTCCAACACGAGCGCCTCGCTCCGTTAACGCGCTTCCCCTCCACAGGACAGCGTTCCTCCGGTCATGGCCTTCCACCTGGGCTCCCTCGGCTTCCTCACGCCCTTCAAGTTCGACACGTACCAGTCTCAGGTCACCCAGATTATTGAAGGTAACCGGCCGgctccgctcctctccgccCTCATTCGCAGAGGAGGGGTTTGTTCTTAACGTCCGCCGCCCGGTGTGCAGGAAACGCCGCCATCGTGCTGCGGAGCCGCTTGAAAGTGCGCGTGCTGAAGGAGAACTGGGAGAATAAAGCCCGGGTGGACGAGAAGGGAATCATCCTGACCAACGGGGACGCCGAGAGCAGCCGCAAGGCCATGCAGTACCAGGTGAGCCCTCCCTCCTCcgcacggcggcggcgtttcGTCACCCTgactcagcagctcttcagaCGGCCTCGAACCTGTTATTACAGCATGAACTCGGCTTAAATGAGATGTTTTTCCACCTGTGTGACACCAAGAAAAACAGCTTCGTTCTCTCATCCTGACCCCGGTTGTGTCTCAGGTCCTGAACGAGGTGGTGGTGGACCGAGGACCCTCCTCCTACCTGTCCAACGTGGACCTCTTCCTGGACGGACACCTCATCACCACGGTGCAGGGAGACGGTGAGCGGCTCTTTAAGTTCCCTCGGCTGGACGGGGACAAAGTTTAGTCTCCACAGCTTCGGCGAGCGGACCTTTGAACAGACATGATTACACGCTGATTCGTTATAAAGTTCATATGCAAGAGAACTGTAATCCAGATGAGAACATTTCAGGATAATAGGAACGTTATTTAAATACCTTTCAGGAATACAAGTGTCGGCTCTGGGTTCTGTTCAGACCTTGATGTGGTTCTAAAAGTGAAAcggcctctctccctctccaggtGTGATCGTGTCCACGCCCACCGGCAGCACCGCGTACGCCGTGGCGGCCGGAGCCTCCATGATCCACCCCAATGTCCCGGCCATCATGATCACCCCCATCTGCCCGCACTCGCTGTCCTTCAGGCCCATCGTGGTGCCGGCCGGCGTGGAGCTCAA
The DNA window shown above is from Salarias fasciatus chromosome 20, fSalaFa1.1, whole genome shotgun sequence and carries:
- the nadka gene encoding NAD kinase isoform X1 — protein: MDGGQEVRLEAAPYCFSTCDGGAEVSGHGLTRRNKKTRSLSASAATTSWEYRRTQSLHGPSPVTTFGPKACMLQNPHAVMHIQDPASQRLTWNKPPKSVLVIKKIRDASLLQPFKELCVFLTEVKNMIVYVEKKVLDDPAISGDENFGAVSKKFCAFREDLDDISNQVDFIICLGGDGTLLYASSLFQDSVPPVMAFHLGSLGFLTPFKFDTYQSQVTQIIEGNAAIVLRSRLKVRVLKENWENKARVDEKGIILTNGDAESSRKAMQYQVLNEVVVDRGPSSYLSNVDLFLDGHLITTVQGDGVIVSTPTGSTAYAVAAGASMIHPNVPAIMITPICPHSLSFRPIVVPAGVELKIMLSHDARNTAWVSLDGRKRQEICHGDSITITTSCFPVPSICFRDPVNDWFESLAQCLHWNVRKKQNYLSSEDEEF
- the nadka gene encoding NAD kinase isoform X2; protein product: MSTAMKFNQCPLQDAPESPGGNRVWKWHIQDPASQRLTWNKPPKSVLVIKKIRDASLLQPFKELCVFLTEVKNMIVYVEKKVLDDPAISGDENFGAVSKKFCAFREDLDDISNQVDFIICLGGDGTLLYASSLFQDSVPPVMAFHLGSLGFLTPFKFDTYQSQVTQIIEGNAAIVLRSRLKVRVLKENWENKARVDEKGIILTNGDAESSRKAMQYQVLNEVVVDRGPSSYLSNVDLFLDGHLITTVQGDGVIVSTPTGSTAYAVAAGASMIHPNVPAIMITPICPHSLSFRPIVVPAGVELKIMLSHDARNTAWVSLDGRKRQEICHGDSITITTSCFPVPSICFRDPVNDWFESLAQCLHWNVRKKQNYLSSEDEEF